The following is a genomic window from Streptomyces lincolnensis.
CGACACAGGTACGGAACGCGGGTGTGTCGAGACCGTCGACCTTGGCGGCCAGCTCGAAGAGCTTGGCGTCCTTGGCGAAGGCGTCGTCGGTCTCGGCGGGCTGGTTGTCGTAGAGCACGTCGTGGTACGCGGTGAACTTCCCGGTGTCCTGGGCGCAGGCCGCGGCGTTGGCGGCCTTGCGGGAGCCGGTGCCGCCCATGTTGCCGTCGATGATCGTCGCCAGGTGGTACTCGACCTTCAGCTCGCCGGAGGCAACCAGCTCGTGGATGACCGGGCGGTACGCCGTCTCGAAGGACTTGCAGGCCGGACAGCGGAAGTCCTCCCACACCGTGAGCGTCGACTTGGCGCTCTCCTTGCCGGCCGGGATGGCCAGACCGTCCTTGCCGTTCGCCCCCGAGGGCACCACGACCGGGCCCTTCGACTCGCTGCCGTCGTCCTTGCCCGCGTTCGCCGCGACCACGCCGATCACCGCCG
Proteins encoded in this region:
- a CDS encoding DsbA family protein, which codes for MSEKNREGKRTARERLAEEREKQKSAEKRRRVLIVGASVVCVLGLAAVIGVVAANAGKDDGSESKGPVVVPSGANGKDGLAIPAGKESAKSTLTVWEDFRCPACKSFETAYRPVIHELVASGELKVEYHLATIIDGNMGGTGSRKAANAAACAQDTGKFTAYHDVLYDNQPAETDDAFAKDAKLFELAAKVDGLDTPAFRTCVEKGTHNSWVEKSAAAFRNGGFSGTPTVILNGTNIYADQSMTPAKLKQLVQRASKG